In the Leptospira sp. WS4.C2 genome, one interval contains:
- a CDS encoding phosphate uptake regulator PhoU, protein MIISKFYYLRKNLYSMAELVLEQVILLSEALEADDYAQAERIVERDDLIDDLEKENDNLSQNAILEAVSNRNILGMGDVDNDIVLKKDPLRFALSAIRITRNMERMGDQVVNCADVFRHKTIRKGLFKNEEPMTLILSRVTTLAGMAIESLVEEKERFMGSVNTLEDELNALCDQAFHKYRCVPDMEKQEFADVYRIILALERLGDYAVNVAEELVRLNTGKDIRHLENVKTKASHFP, encoded by the coding sequence ATGATCATTTCAAAGTTTTATTACCTGAGAAAGAACTTGTATTCCATGGCAGAACTTGTTTTGGAACAGGTCATTCTCTTAAGTGAAGCTTTGGAAGCTGATGATTATGCGCAAGCCGAACGTATTGTAGAACGAGACGATCTTATCGATGATTTAGAAAAGGAAAATGACAACCTTTCCCAAAATGCCATTTTAGAAGCGGTGAGTAATCGTAACATTCTTGGTATGGGAGATGTGGACAACGACATCGTTTTGAAAAAAGACCCACTTCGTTTTGCGCTCTCCGCCATTCGAATTACAAGAAACATGGAACGGATGGGAGACCAAGTGGTCAACTGTGCCGATGTATTCCGCCATAAAACCATTCGCAAAGGTCTTTTTAAAAACGAAGAACCGATGACTCTCATCCTCTCTCGGGTGACTACCCTTGCGGGAATGGCCATTGAATCCCTTGTCGAAGAAAAAGAAAGGTTTATGGGAAGTGTCAATACATTAGAAGATGAATTGAATGCTCTTTGTGACCAAGCATTTCATAAATATCGTTGTGTCCCTGATATGGAAAAACAGGAATTTGCTGATGTATATCGCATTATTCTCGCACTAGAACGGTTAGGTGACTATGCGGTAAACGTAGCAGAAGAACTTGTGCGATTAAATACGGGTAAAGACATTCGCCATTTAGAAAACGTCAAAACAAAAGCCTCTCATTTTCCCTAA
- the miaA gene encoding tRNA (adenosine(37)-N6)-dimethylallyltransferase MiaA, producing the protein MILPVLGGPTGSGKTALTKVLDPKRFEIVSFDSRQVYRDLPVGTTAPTPEESSHIRHWLVAILNANESVNASQFSLWAREAINDIRSRGKIPFLIGGTGFYLRAFLMGMFPVPNVPKETKDYVLELPLEKAREELYAKDPKALESLSPQDGYRIKRALEVVLTGVLWSDVSKETVGGYLKEHPDVQLIGHWLDWPRDLLYSRINERVKQIATGMLAETKEVISKYGSECPGLRTLGYNFALAFLNGIIDSNTFIEQLAQSHRNYAKRQITWFKKDPLLSPISFEAAVQLYTNIDKI; encoded by the coding sequence GTGATCCTCCCCGTCCTTGGTGGACCCACCGGTTCTGGAAAAACCGCCCTCACTAAAGTCCTCGACCCCAAACGTTTCGAAATTGTTTCTTTTGACTCACGCCAAGTCTACCGGGATCTTCCGGTAGGCACAACGGCACCCACTCCTGAAGAGTCCTCCCATATCCGCCACTGGCTTGTTGCCATCTTGAATGCAAACGAGTCTGTCAATGCCAGCCAATTTTCCCTTTGGGCCCGCGAAGCCATTAACGACATTCGGAGTCGTGGAAAAATTCCTTTTCTCATTGGTGGAACCGGATTTTACCTTCGAGCTTTTCTTATGGGAATGTTTCCCGTACCAAATGTACCTAAGGAAACAAAAGATTATGTTCTGGAACTTCCCCTGGAAAAAGCAAGAGAGGAGTTATATGCAAAAGATCCCAAAGCACTGGAATCTTTATCACCACAAGATGGATACCGAATCAAAAGGGCACTGGAAGTAGTCCTCACCGGGGTTTTATGGTCCGACGTTTCTAAAGAAACAGTCGGAGGATACTTAAAAGAACATCCCGATGTTCAATTGATTGGACATTGGTTGGATTGGCCACGTGACCTTCTCTATAGTCGAATCAATGAACGAGTGAAACAGATCGCAACGGGTATGTTAGCGGAGACAAAAGAAGTGATTTCAAAATATGGATCGGAATGCCCAGGCCTACGAACCTTAGGTTACAATTTTGCGCTTGCTTTCTTAAATGGAATCATAGACAGTAATACATTCATTGAGCAGTTGGCCCAAAGCCACAGGAATTATGCGAAAAGACAGATCACTTGGTTCAAAAAAGATCCATTACTTTCGCCCATTTCCTTCGAAGCCGCTGTCCAACTGTATACAAATATAGATAAAATATAG
- a CDS encoding methyl-accepting chemotaxis protein encodes MTKQDTISNQKTSGFMVSYLMITNLDPFIFFTGMFLLFGLENFESILKILVYLAPPIIGLHAILFFFKNLEFRKQMRRAEGIIYSDKELNFIRGFSKSGALNILSTNVGGPILTMLLAYHYGLVKTYGEVVFFSILGIILAMAISSIFYVTVEKKLYDTYNRLHLPPLSLFVNLLFPIFSTFVIGYFIFAFYVYSQFRSQVDQNHLETICIGLSFFILFMIAILFVVLWRLTGNTSATIREVSSMLKAFSDGDLRSGIQTNKTRNEIGLISVYLNEAKTKLNRLITSITNHSIKIEEEAKNLEILSGDSAEHSQIQAASLEEVAAALEENGSSINGIYSDALEQKKLTASTNESIIHLFTLSSSLKEISLYAKEKADSVENEVTKSAKSIVTTIESIEEVDKNAIEIGKILAIIKEISEQVNLLALNASIEAARAGDMGRGFAVVASEVGKLAERTAFSTKTISDLIKRVSVSTSLSVESVKSANDTFKYLSESVVDIITSIDKVNEANLEQIAEVEEIRKQSENIVNRSSSVSFATEEQKKVNEEMSSSVHHLANDTAKLSMMSEKTAKSSAELNSLILELNRELSLFKL; translated from the coding sequence ATGACAAAACAAGATACGATTTCCAATCAAAAAACCTCTGGATTTATGGTTTCCTATCTTATGATCACCAATCTAGATCCATTTATTTTTTTTACAGGGATGTTCCTGCTCTTTGGTCTGGAGAATTTTGAATCCATCCTAAAAATATTGGTTTACCTAGCTCCGCCGATCATCGGGCTCCATGCAATTTTATTCTTTTTTAAAAATCTGGAATTTCGGAAACAGATGAGGCGTGCTGAAGGAATTATCTATTCAGACAAAGAATTAAACTTCATTCGAGGATTTTCAAAATCGGGAGCACTGAATATTTTGTCTACCAATGTGGGTGGGCCAATTTTAACCATGCTCCTCGCTTATCATTATGGTTTGGTAAAGACATACGGTGAAGTAGTGTTTTTTAGCATTCTTGGGATTATACTCGCTATGGCGATTTCTTCCATATTTTACGTAACCGTTGAGAAAAAACTTTATGATACTTATAATCGGTTACATTTGCCGCCTTTAAGTTTGTTTGTAAATTTACTTTTTCCAATTTTTTCAACATTTGTAATCGGATACTTTATATTTGCTTTTTATGTTTACTCTCAGTTTCGCTCGCAAGTAGATCAAAATCATTTAGAAACCATTTGTATTGGATTAAGTTTCTTTATCCTCTTTATGATCGCAATTTTGTTTGTTGTTTTATGGAGATTAACAGGAAATACTTCTGCAACTATTCGAGAAGTTTCTTCTATGTTAAAAGCATTTTCAGACGGAGATTTACGATCTGGTATACAAACCAATAAAACACGAAATGAAATTGGTTTGATTTCCGTTTATTTAAACGAAGCAAAAACAAAACTAAATAGATTGATTACTTCCATCACGAACCACTCGATAAAAATAGAGGAAGAAGCCAAAAATTTGGAAATTTTGTCTGGAGATTCAGCAGAACATTCTCAAATCCAAGCGGCTTCGTTAGAAGAGGTGGCAGCTGCATTAGAGGAAAATGGATCTTCTATCAATGGGATTTATTCAGATGCATTGGAACAAAAAAAATTAACTGCATCTACAAATGAATCTATCATTCATTTATTTACTTTGTCATCGAGCCTAAAAGAAATTTCATTATATGCAAAAGAAAAAGCCGATTCTGTAGAAAATGAAGTAACCAAAAGTGCAAAATCGATTGTCACCACCATTGAAAGTATTGAGGAAGTAGATAAAAATGCGATTGAAATTGGAAAAATTTTGGCAATCATCAAAGAAATTTCAGAACAAGTCAACTTACTTGCGTTAAATGCTTCTATTGAAGCGGCGAGAGCCGGAGATATGGGAAGAGGATTTGCAGTTGTGGCTTCTGAGGTGGGGAAGTTAGCGGAAAGAACGGCGTTTTCTACAAAAACAATTTCTGATTTGATCAAACGAGTCTCTGTTTCCACAAGTTTATCTGTGGAATCAGTAAAATCTGCGAATGATACTTTTAAGTATTTATCAGAGAGTGTTGTTGATATCATCACAAGCATAGACAAAGTCAATGAAGCGAATCTAGAGCAAATTGCAGAAGTAGAAGAAATTCGTAAACAATCCGAAAATATTGTGAATCGTTCCAGTTCTGTTTCCTTTGCAACAGAGGAACAAAAAAAAGTGAACGAAGAAATGAGTTCTTCTGTACATCATCTGGCAAACGATACAGCAAAATTATCAATGATGTCTGAAAAAACGGCAAAATCCTCAGCAGAGTTAAATTCCTTGATTTTAGAATTAAATCGCGAATTATCATTATTCAAACTATAA
- the hfq gene encoding RNA chaperone Hfq codes for MSAKNNIQDQLLNTARKEKIDLTIYLLNGVPLKGKVVSFDNFTIILENESKQNLVYKHAISTIIPAKPIKLHSEETPKEAGGV; via the coding sequence ATGTCGGCAAAAAATAATATCCAAGACCAACTTCTAAATACAGCAAGAAAGGAGAAAATCGATCTCACCATCTACTTGTTAAACGGAGTTCCGCTGAAAGGAAAGGTTGTCAGTTTTGACAATTTCACAATCATCTTAGAAAACGAAAGCAAACAGAACTTGGTGTACAAACACGCCATTTCGACGATCATCCCAGCAAAACCCATCAAACTTCATAGTGAAGAAACACCGAAAGAAGCGGGAGGGGTCTAA
- a CDS encoding pyridoxine 5'-phosphate synthase — translation MTQLSVNVNKIATLRNSRGGSIPSVIHISEIILDAGAEGITIHPREDERHITKQDVFEIREFLESYNEKLSKNQFPKKEFNIEGEPSERFLDLVLAAKPDQATLVPVKPGEITSDHGFDLKDKTVFQTLKSITKRFHEKGIRVSLFMETNFEQYPLVKDLGADRIELYTGPFASAYEQSLEEGLLSFKDYETAATEAHKLGLGVNAGHDLDTNNLQIFAKLPHLAEVSIGHRLVSQSLIVGMERTIKDYLKVLSQGSGV, via the coding sequence ATGACTCAATTAAGTGTCAATGTCAACAAGATCGCCACTCTACGGAATTCTCGTGGCGGATCCATTCCCAGTGTCATTCATATTTCAGAAATCATCTTGGATGCTGGTGCAGAAGGCATTACCATCCATCCTAGAGAGGATGAAAGGCATATCACCAAACAGGATGTATTCGAAATACGAGAGTTTTTAGAATCTTACAACGAAAAATTATCGAAAAATCAATTTCCCAAAAAAGAATTCAATATTGAAGGCGAACCAAGTGAACGCTTTTTAGACCTAGTTCTTGCTGCCAAACCAGACCAAGCCACTCTCGTTCCCGTAAAACCGGGAGAAATCACCTCAGACCATGGATTTGATTTGAAAGACAAAACAGTGTTCCAAACCTTAAAGTCCATAACCAAAAGGTTCCATGAAAAAGGAATCCGAGTTTCTTTGTTTATGGAAACGAATTTCGAACAGTATCCATTGGTAAAAGATTTAGGAGCCGATCGGATCGAGTTGTATACAGGACCTTTTGCTTCTGCTTACGAACAGTCTCTGGAAGAGGGTTTACTCAGTTTCAAAGATTATGAAACTGCTGCCACAGAAGCCCACAAACTAGGGTTAGGTGTCAATGCGGGACATGACTTGGATACGAACAATTTGCAAATTTTTGCTAAACTTCCTCATTTAGCGGAAGTTTCTATTGGTCACAGGCTTGTCAGCCAAAGTCTGATTGTAGGAATGGAAAGAACCATCAAGGATTACCTCAAAGTTCTTTCACAAGGGAGCGGAGTTTAG
- a CDS encoding mannose-1-phosphate guanylyltransferase: MAKLPKESPVVLIMAGGKGERFWPRSRTNSPKQLQKVYSNKTLLRETIDRALTITTLDRIYIGTNANLKTEILKKDPKFPSNNFILEPEGKNTAPIIALSALYFQKKFGNPNLIVLSADAFIDPIKEFTKTIEQALYETENGMVLLGVKPNRPEVGYGYISTGKPTDVGYTVKAFFEKPDFKTALKYIKKKNFYWNPGIFLFRTETILSELERHAPHILGPLKNGFPFKSFGDLKTAFQMLPSEAIDTAIMEKSNRIRMVEATFNWDDVGSWMSLERILPGDKEKNHHQGKEVLYHKASGNISSVQKELIAFLGVKDLIVVEEPDVLLVTSRDGVGDIKAMLSTMRKNKVLQKYLD, encoded by the coding sequence ATGGCAAAATTACCTAAAGAATCCCCGGTTGTCCTCATTATGGCTGGTGGAAAGGGGGAGCGGTTTTGGCCTCGCTCCCGCACCAACTCCCCGAAACAACTCCAGAAAGTTTATTCCAATAAAACCCTTCTCCGTGAGACCATCGACCGGGCTCTCACCATCACAACTCTAGACCGAATTTATATTGGAACCAACGCCAACCTAAAAACGGAGATCCTCAAAAAAGATCCTAAATTTCCTTCTAACAATTTCATCCTAGAGCCCGAAGGAAAAAACACAGCACCCATCATTGCACTCTCAGCTTTATACTTTCAGAAGAAATTTGGAAATCCGAATCTTATCGTTTTGTCTGCGGATGCTTTTATTGATCCGATCAAAGAATTTACAAAAACCATAGAGCAAGCCTTATACGAGACAGAAAATGGAATGGTTTTACTTGGGGTCAAACCCAACCGTCCCGAAGTAGGGTATGGTTACATCAGCACTGGAAAGCCAACTGATGTAGGTTATACGGTAAAAGCTTTTTTTGAAAAACCTGATTTCAAAACCGCTTTAAAATATATTAAAAAAAAGAATTTTTATTGGAATCCAGGGATTTTCCTTTTCCGCACAGAAACCATCCTTTCGGAACTCGAACGCCATGCTCCTCACATTCTAGGCCCTTTAAAAAATGGATTTCCCTTTAAGAGTTTTGGAGATCTAAAAACCGCCTTCCAAATGCTTCCTTCTGAAGCGATCGATACAGCCATTATGGAGAAATCCAATCGCATCCGTATGGTAGAAGCTACTTTCAATTGGGATGATGTAGGATCTTGGATGTCTCTAGAAAGAATCCTTCCTGGAGACAAAGAAAAGAACCACCACCAAGGAAAAGAAGTTCTCTATCACAAAGCTTCAGGGAATATTTCTTCCGTTCAGAAGGAACTCATTGCCTTTCTTGGAGTTAAGGATCTCATCGTAGTGGAAGAACCAGATGTCCTTCTCGTGACCTCTCGTGATGGCGTAGGGGATATCAAAGCTATGTTATCCACTATGCGGAAAAATAAAGTTTTACAAAAGTACCTCGACTAG
- a CDS encoding S41 family peptidase yields the protein MKRIVYLLSFFTLLSFALPVGFISCEPEAKKAPNRETDFTYRDFETVIRSVDKLYIDKHINVNRAFTDAASFAALSLRHPLYLYPESYFKEREKYDDKDDLWPGSTFKLSPSDKFVIFDPDYEQVEKIQKEKRKKNENRKLSDAELKKLIEKEKLKKSVISARWEEINFSKKDFDRVISYIQDNLEKYKTPVLKGLVELDGELPEDEEEDKKEFRMEQVFVAAANGYLNSLDPHSNVFLEEVWEESMKKISDGSFEGIGAILSGGGSREVIVENPLEGSPALKAGIRSGDNIVAVDGKLIKNLSLDKVVKKIKGPKATKVVLTISRKGNTGKIDIEVVRDKITIKNVTYHLVKENPQVAYIKLTGFVKPGPGEAAIDTQIADALSEMEKTAKENGKPLKALILDLRGNSGGFLNLAIDIADMFIEKGLIVSTKTPSRSDEEKYARNKDITKLPLAILINSKSASASEIVASAIQHHGRGILLGERTFGKATVQTLERLDSNPDYLLKITNARYYSPSGKTIQVVGVSPDIEVSEEPDGTFPFRYREEDMWNHLPLIPHEGVVKSRFNLNNIKDFVKKNGKADTYLKEHAIDAIKPDYMLIRSLDYIEGMLNTK from the coding sequence TTGAAACGAATTGTTTACCTACTTTCCTTTTTTACCCTACTCAGTTTTGCCCTTCCTGTAGGCTTTATTTCCTGCGAACCAGAAGCTAAAAAAGCTCCCAATCGTGAAACCGATTTTACTTACAGAGACTTTGAAACTGTGATTCGTTCTGTGGACAAACTGTATATTGATAAACATATCAATGTCAACCGGGCCTTTACTGATGCTGCCAGCTTTGCTGCTCTCAGTTTGCGACATCCGCTTTACCTTTATCCAGAAAGTTACTTCAAAGAACGCGAAAAATACGATGATAAGGACGACCTTTGGCCAGGAAGTACGTTCAAACTTTCTCCTTCCGATAAATTTGTAATTTTTGATCCGGATTATGAACAGGTTGAAAAAATCCAAAAGGAAAAAAGGAAAAAAAACGAAAACAGAAAACTTTCTGATGCAGAACTAAAAAAACTCATCGAAAAAGAAAAACTGAAAAAATCGGTAATTTCTGCTAGATGGGAAGAAATTAATTTTTCTAAGAAAGATTTTGATCGAGTGATCTCTTACATCCAGGATAACCTCGAAAAATACAAAACACCCGTATTAAAAGGATTAGTAGAATTGGATGGTGAACTTCCTGAAGATGAGGAAGAAGATAAAAAAGAATTTCGCATGGAACAAGTGTTTGTTGCTGCCGCCAACGGTTATTTGAATTCTCTTGATCCACATTCCAATGTTTTTTTGGAAGAAGTTTGGGAAGAATCCATGAAAAAAATCAGCGATGGATCTTTTGAAGGAATCGGAGCTATTCTTTCTGGCGGGGGAAGCAGAGAGGTGATTGTAGAAAATCCATTAGAAGGAAGCCCCGCTTTAAAAGCAGGGATTCGAAGTGGTGATAACATCGTAGCAGTTGATGGAAAATTAATAAAAAATCTATCTCTTGATAAAGTAGTCAAAAAAATCAAAGGACCAAAAGCAACAAAAGTTGTCCTTACCATTTCCAGAAAGGGAAACACAGGAAAAATTGATATCGAAGTAGTTCGTGATAAAATTACAATTAAAAACGTAACTTATCATCTAGTAAAAGAAAATCCGCAAGTAGCTTACATCAAACTCACTGGTTTTGTAAAACCAGGTCCCGGTGAAGCAGCGATTGATACACAGATTGCTGACGCTTTATCAGAGATGGAAAAAACTGCAAAAGAAAATGGAAAACCTCTCAAAGCTTTGATTTTGGACCTCAGAGGAAACTCCGGTGGATTTTTGAATTTAGCGATTGATATCGCTGATATGTTTATTGAAAAAGGATTGATCGTTTCCACAAAAACTCCTTCCAGGAGTGATGAAGAAAAATATGCAAGAAACAAGGATATCACAAAACTTCCGTTAGCAATCCTTATCAATTCAAAGTCGGCATCAGCTTCTGAAATTGTAGCAAGTGCCATCCAACACCACGGTCGCGGAATTTTACTTGGGGAAAGGACATTTGGTAAAGCTACAGTGCAAACACTAGAACGTCTTGATAGCAACCCAGATTATTTACTTAAAATCACGAATGCAAGATACTATTCTCCATCAGGAAAAACAATCCAAGTGGTCGGTGTATCACCCGATATAGAAGTTTCAGAAGAACCAGACGGAACATTTCCATTTCGCTACAGAGAAGAAGATATGTGGAATCACTTACCTTTAATTCCACACGAAGGGGTTGTCAAATCTAGATTCAACTTGAACAACATTAAAGACTTTGTGAAAAAAAATGGAAAGGCAGATACATATTTAAAAGAACATGCAATTGATGCCATCAAACCAGATTATATGCTGATCAGGAGTTTGGATTACATCGAAGGGATGTTAAATACAAAATAA
- a CDS encoding chemotaxis protein CheW produces MAKETSSANQFIHEQYIIFNLGDEEYAIPITIVEEIVKITNLIRVPQSKSFFAGIMDIRGKVVRMIDLAKRLNIKNITEAAADRAIVINVSGKSIGVIVDKVSHVVHFPANQVDPPPPSVKGISSRYITGVGKKDNRFIILIDIEKILTVEEVTELATV; encoded by the coding sequence ATGGCAAAAGAAACATCATCCGCAAACCAATTCATTCATGAGCAGTACATTATATTCAATTTGGGCGATGAAGAATATGCCATTCCCATCACCATAGTCGAAGAAATTGTCAAAATCACTAACCTAATCCGTGTTCCACAATCCAAAAGTTTTTTTGCAGGGATAATGGACATTCGTGGCAAAGTCGTTCGAATGATTGACCTTGCCAAACGTCTGAACATTAAAAATATTACAGAAGCGGCAGCAGACCGAGCCATTGTGATCAATGTCTCTGGAAAATCCATTGGTGTGATTGTGGATAAAGTGTCTCACGTGGTGCATTTCCCCGCAAACCAAGTGGACCCACCTCCCCCTTCGGTCAAAGGGATTTCGTCTCGATACATCACGGGTGTGGGTAAAAAGGACAATCGGTTCATCATCCTGATTGATATTGAAAAAATTCTCACTGTGGAAGAAGTTACCGAGTTGGCAACCGTCTAA
- a CDS encoding FYDLN acid domain-containing protein: MVAKKAVKKQAPPKKKAVAKEKPKDAKSTSPKEDKKKPVVGSKTPATKAKAVPAPKTASAVNKDKPAPVAKAPAVKIDPNNPLGKKFNCYSCGTKFYDLHKPEKKCPKCGADQLAKPAIKSRMAAIRSSEYEVEEEEEPVLEDDELLEETEELEEAEEEEVAAEEEV; the protein is encoded by the coding sequence ATGGTCGCAAAAAAAGCAGTCAAGAAGCAGGCCCCGCCCAAGAAAAAAGCGGTAGCCAAAGAAAAACCCAAGGACGCAAAGTCCACTTCCCCGAAGGAAGATAAAAAAAAGCCCGTAGTCGGCTCTAAAACTCCTGCTACGAAGGCGAAAGCCGTGCCAGCACCCAAAACAGCGTCCGCTGTGAATAAGGACAAACCGGCCCCAGTTGCGAAGGCGCCAGCTGTAAAAATCGATCCTAATAACCCTTTGGGCAAAAAGTTCAATTGTTACTCTTGTGGTACCAAGTTTTATGATTTGCACAAACCGGAAAAAAAATGTCCCAAATGCGGGGCTGACCAGTTGGCAAAACCTGCAATCAAATCACGAATGGCGGCTATCCGCAGTTCTGAATACGAAGTGGAAGAAGAGGAAGAGCCAGTTTTAGAAGATGATGAACTCTTAGAAGAAACCGAAGAGTTGGAAGAGGCCGAAGAAGAGGAGGTCGCAGCCGAGGAAGAGGTGTGA